A single window of Sphaerodactylus townsendi isolate TG3544 linkage group LG05, MPM_Stown_v2.3, whole genome shotgun sequence DNA harbors:
- the LOC125433630 gene encoding P2Y purinoceptor 1-like encodes MDLKGGTVPAGGPANASLSRGTDIEIVCPVNTGFTEWFLPSVYLVVTLLGLLGNGLGLWNLCASSRKGSWSTLSVLMCNLSMADLFYVITLPFLVSYYLQGRLWLFGKEWCRLTRALFHLNLYASIGFLTCISVHRYLGIVYPLRMLGRCQTLSPAFLLSTLVWGWVIFQISPDFIFSKMDQTGMRCHDTTGHENLKDYVPYIVAITVTGFVIPFLIIIGCYCHVVVVLRRNANVDPNLKRRSIKVAILVMVLFSVCFLPYHIFRNLNLLSRRWQLQGSCTQTLKNIYIAYQVTRGLASINSCLNPLLYLMANEDLVTRLKTFCHRVIQVLRSLLQSRAHRSSDPKKLSIMLDEECEEASDDV; translated from the coding sequence ATGGACCTCAAAGGGGGAACGGTGCCCGCTGGTGGGCCAGCCAACGCCAGCCTGAGCAGGGGCACAGACATCGAGATTGTGTGTCCCGTGAACACGGGTTTCACCGAGTGGTTCCTGCCCTCTGTTTACTTGGTTGTCACCCTGCTGGGACTTCTAGGGAACGGGCTGGGCTTGTGGAACTTGTGTGCAAGTTCTCGGAAGGGCAGCTGGAGCACCCTCAGCGTGCTGATGTGCAACCTCAGCATGGCCGACTTGTTTTATGTGATCACGTTGCCCTTCTTGGTGTCCTACTATCTCCAGGGCCGTCTGTGGCTCTTTGGCAAAGAGTGGTGCCGGCTGACTCGGGCGCTCTTTCACCTCAACCTTTATGCCAGCATTGGCTTCCTGACCTGCATCAGTGTGCATCGTTACCTGGGCATTGTGTACCCACTGAGGATGCTGGGTAGATGTCAGACGCTCAGCCCTGCTTTCTTGCTCAGCACCTTGGTCTGGGGATGGGTCATCTTTCAGATCTCTCCTGACTTCATCTTCAGCAAAATGGATCAGACGGGCATGCGGTGTCATGACACGACGGGTCACGAGAACTTGAAAGACTACGTGCCCTATATTGTGGCCATAACTGTGACAGGATTTGTCATCCCGTTCCTCATCATCATTGGATGCTACTGCCATGTGGTCGTGGTCCTTCGGAGGAATGCCAACGTGGATCCCAACCTCAAGCGGAGGAGCATAAAAGTGGCAATTTTGGTGATGGTGCTTTTCTCTGTATGCTTCCTACCCTATCACATCTTCAGGAACCTTAACTTACTGTCTCGCAGGTGGCAACTCCAGGGATCTTGTACCCAGACCTTAAAAAACATCTATATCGCTTACCAAGTGACTCGAGGCTTGGCCAGCATAAACAGTTGCCTCAACCCTCTACTGTACCTGATGGCCAATGAGGACCTTGTGACACGGCTAAAGACCTTCTGCCATAGGGTCATACAGGTCCTGAGGTCACTTTTGCAAAGTCGAGCCCACCGCTCCTCGGACCCGAAGAAACTAAGCATTATGCTCGATGAAGAATGTGAGGAAGCATCTGATGATGTCTGA